A single genomic interval of Cupriavidus necator harbors:
- a CDS encoding phosphonate utilization associated transcriptional regulator translates to MSRQAPLASEITILQSQSLATLVQRELELRIMSGDLPPGAKLNEIEVAGQLNVSRGPVREAFRALEQAGLLRTEKNRGVFVRAISVEEADEIYELRAVLDEFIGRQLAARITPEGLRELRALVESLGVASQARDVDEYTRLNLEFHDRMVELAGNRKLLDTYRRLVKELTLFRREALSGSHAAMPDSTREHRAIVSAIAARDGELAARLMREHVERGRARMHAAVDPASADKGAAA, encoded by the coding sequence ATGTCACGCCAAGCACCGCTGGCGAGCGAAATCACCATCCTGCAGAGCCAGTCCCTGGCCACCCTGGTGCAGCGCGAACTGGAACTGCGGATCATGTCGGGCGACCTGCCCCCCGGCGCCAAGCTCAATGAGATCGAGGTGGCAGGGCAGCTCAATGTGTCGCGCGGACCGGTGCGGGAAGCCTTCCGGGCGCTGGAGCAGGCCGGCCTGCTGCGCACCGAGAAGAACCGCGGCGTGTTCGTGCGCGCCATCTCGGTGGAAGAAGCCGATGAGATCTATGAGCTGCGCGCCGTGCTGGATGAGTTCATCGGCCGCCAGCTGGCCGCCCGCATCACGCCCGAGGGCCTGCGCGAACTGCGCGCGCTGGTGGAATCGCTGGGCGTCGCCAGCCAGGCGCGCGATGTCGATGAATACACGCGGCTGAACCTGGAGTTCCACGACCGCATGGTCGAACTGGCCGGCAACCGCAAGCTGCTGGATACCTACCGGCGCCTGGTCAAGGAACTGACGCTGTTCCGGCGCGAAGCGCTGTCCGGCAGCCACGCCGCCATGCCCGACTCCACCCGCGAGCACCGCGCCATCGTCTCGGCGATTGCCGCGCGCGACGGCGAACTGGCCGCGCGCCTGATGCGCGAGCACGTGGAGCGTGGCCGCGCCCGCATGCATGCCGCGGTGGACCCGGCCAGCGCCGACAAGGGCGCCGCTGCCTGA
- a CDS encoding putative 2-aminoethylphosphonate ABC transporter substrate-binding protein: MQPSFTSTLRTAAALLALAASGTALAQKTTLTVYTAWEIETLKPYAEGFAKVAPDIELKYVRDSTGVITAKALAEKGNPQADVIAGLAASSLELLKQEGMLAPYSPKGFEKLTRDYSDKATPPSWVGLDVWGATICFNTIEAKKRNLPRPETWKDLAKPVYKGTIVMPNPASSGTGFLDVTAWLQLYGEQDGWKYMDALHENIAQYTHSGSKPCKQAGSGEFPIGISFELRAHKTLASGAPIEMIFPKEGLGYDIEAAGIVKGTKKMEAAQRYMDWLASKEANQLFAKDWAIVAYPGVARKIETIPANYEQMLVKNDFSHIAKNRERVLAEWQKRYASKSEKQP; encoded by the coding sequence ATGCAACCGTCCTTCACTTCCACCCTGCGCACCGCCGCCGCCCTGCTTGCGCTAGCCGCCTCCGGCACGGCGCTGGCCCAGAAGACCACCCTCACCGTCTACACGGCGTGGGAGATCGAGACCCTCAAGCCGTACGCCGAGGGCTTTGCCAAGGTGGCGCCCGATATCGAACTGAAGTACGTGCGCGACTCCACCGGCGTCATCACCGCCAAGGCGCTCGCCGAAAAAGGCAACCCGCAGGCCGACGTGATCGCCGGGCTGGCTGCGTCGAGCCTGGAACTGCTCAAGCAGGAAGGGATGCTGGCGCCCTACTCGCCCAAGGGCTTCGAGAAACTGACGCGCGACTACAGCGACAAGGCCACGCCGCCGTCCTGGGTGGGGCTGGACGTCTGGGGCGCCACCATCTGCTTCAACACCATCGAAGCCAAGAAGCGCAACCTGCCGCGCCCCGAGACCTGGAAGGACCTGGCCAAGCCCGTCTACAAGGGCACCATCGTGATGCCCAACCCGGCCTCTTCCGGCACCGGCTTCCTGGACGTGACCGCCTGGCTGCAGCTCTATGGCGAGCAGGATGGCTGGAAGTACATGGATGCACTGCACGAGAACATCGCCCAGTACACCCATTCGGGCTCCAAGCCATGCAAGCAGGCCGGCTCTGGTGAGTTCCCGATCGGCATCTCGTTCGAGCTGCGCGCGCACAAGACGCTGGCCTCGGGCGCGCCGATCGAGATGATCTTCCCCAAGGAAGGCCTGGGCTACGACATCGAGGCTGCCGGCATCGTCAAGGGCACCAAGAAAATGGAAGCCGCGCAGCGCTACATGGACTGGCTGGCCAGCAAGGAGGCCAACCAGCTGTTTGCCAAGGACTGGGCCATCGTCGCCTATCCGGGCGTGGCGAGGAAGATCGAGACCATCCCGGCCAACTACGAGCAGATGCTGGTCAAGAACGATTTCAGCCATATCGCCAAGAACCGTGAGCGCGTGCTGGCCGAGTGGCAGAAGCGCTATGCCAGCAAGTCGGAGAAGCAGCCCTGA
- a CDS encoding putative 2-aminoethylphosphonate ABC transporter ATP-binding protein yields MQTSPSTAETYLSLKGIHKRFGGSSGAFVALHNIDLDVRQGELLCFLGPSGCGKTTLLRIIAGLESQSAGTIRQGGRDISTLPPMERDYGIVFQSYALFPNLTVADNVAYGLVNRRMPRDQRRARVDELLTLVGLPERGNQYPAQLSGGQQQRVAIARALATSPGLLLLDEPLSALDARVRVRLRSEIRALQQRLNITTILVTHDQEEALSMADRIVVMNQGAIEQVGTPAQIYQRPATPFAADFVGKTNMLGARVCGDGELHLGGVRMRCAAPPGCCADEDVQVFFRPEDVCVRGIEQHGPNVLEATVDKIEFLGAFSRLTLRLPDAASGALYADLSLNDLHELRPNTGDLLRLAIPADRIRIFRHACA; encoded by the coding sequence ATGCAGACCTCCCCATCCACGGCCGAGACCTACCTCAGCCTGAAAGGCATCCACAAGCGCTTCGGCGGCAGCAGCGGCGCCTTCGTCGCACTCCACAATATCGACCTGGACGTGCGCCAGGGCGAGCTGCTGTGCTTCCTGGGCCCGTCGGGCTGCGGCAAGACCACGCTGCTGCGCATCATCGCCGGACTGGAATCGCAGAGCGCCGGCACCATCCGCCAGGGCGGGCGCGACATCTCCACGCTGCCGCCGATGGAGCGCGACTACGGCATCGTGTTCCAGTCCTACGCGCTGTTCCCCAACCTGACGGTGGCGGACAACGTGGCCTACGGCCTGGTCAACCGCCGCATGCCGCGTGACCAGCGCCGCGCCCGCGTGGATGAGCTGCTGACGCTGGTGGGGCTGCCCGAGCGCGGCAACCAGTACCCGGCGCAGCTGTCCGGCGGACAGCAGCAGCGCGTGGCGATTGCGCGCGCGCTGGCCACCTCACCCGGCCTGCTGTTGCTGGATGAGCCGCTGTCCGCGCTCGATGCCCGTGTGCGGGTGCGGCTGCGCAGCGAGATCCGCGCGCTGCAGCAACGGCTGAACATCACCACCATCCTGGTCACGCACGACCAGGAAGAGGCATTGTCGATGGCCGACCGCATCGTGGTGATGAACCAGGGCGCGATCGAGCAGGTGGGCACGCCGGCGCAGATCTACCAGCGCCCGGCCACGCCGTTCGCCGCGGACTTCGTCGGCAAGACCAATATGCTGGGCGCGCGCGTCTGCGGCGACGGCGAGCTGCACCTGGGCGGCGTGCGCATGCGCTGCGCCGCGCCCCCGGGCTGTTGCGCCGACGAGGACGTGCAGGTGTTCTTCCGCCCCGAAGACGTATGCGTGCGCGGAATCGAACAGCATGGCCCCAACGTGCTGGAGGCCACCGTGGACAAGATCGAGTTCCTCGGCGCGTTCTCGCGGCTGACGCTGCGCCTGCCTGACGCAGCGTCCGGCGCCCTGTACGCGGACCTCTCCCTCAATGACCTGCACGAGCTGCGCCCGAACACCGGCGACCTGCTGCGCCTGGCCATTCCCGCTGACCGTATCCGCATTTTCCGCCACGCATGCGCATGA
- a CDS encoding putative 2-aminoethylphosphonate ABC transporter permease subunit — MRMSLTAAPANTSATMPATDTIPAPATSGPAGPANPGAQPAPPAVVATAVRAHWTDRLAHVLLALAALALACFVLAPIVMILAKSVQNRDGSLAGIAHFRAYFESPALLRSVWNSLWVSALATCITLPLAFSFAYALTRSRIACKGLLRNLALIPLLAPSLLAAISFIFWFGNQGLFKPWMGSTQIYGPLGIVASLVFATFPHALMILITALSLTDARLYEAADALGTSTVRKFFTITVPGARYGLVSAAMVVFTYAISDFGIPKVIGGNFHMLATDIYKLVIGMQDFSQGAVVSLMLLVPVAVTYCVDARVQRRQMALMSARSVPYVPRRSRRFDLAMAMFCWLMAALMLAVMGMAIYASFVKLWPYNFSLSLNHYRVGLVEGGVVDSYLNSLRMAGLAAVIGPVFIFATAYLLEKTRGMDWLRSFVRLMAVLPMGVPGLVLGLGYIFFFVPQANPMHGLYQTLGILVLVTIVHYYASCHLTAVTALKQLDSEFEAVSASLKVPFYKTFFKVTVPACLPAILEISRYLFINAMTTVSAVVFLYGADTKLASVEIVNLDESGDIGPAAAMATLVVLTSAFACLLYYLLQRVLDCKTQAWRQGND; from the coding sequence ATGCGCATGAGCCTCACTGCGGCGCCGGCCAATACGTCTGCCACCATGCCGGCCACCGATACCATCCCCGCTCCCGCCACCAGCGGGCCGGCCGGGCCTGCCAACCCTGGCGCGCAACCCGCCCCGCCGGCCGTGGTCGCAACCGCCGTGCGCGCGCACTGGACCGACCGCCTCGCCCACGTGCTGCTGGCGCTGGCCGCGCTGGCGCTCGCCTGCTTCGTGCTGGCGCCGATCGTGATGATCCTGGCCAAGAGCGTGCAGAACCGCGACGGCAGCCTGGCCGGCATCGCGCACTTCCGCGCGTATTTCGAGTCGCCCGCGCTGCTGCGCTCGGTGTGGAACAGCCTGTGGGTCTCTGCCCTGGCCACCTGCATCACCCTGCCGCTGGCATTCAGCTTTGCCTATGCGCTGACGCGCAGCCGCATCGCCTGCAAGGGCCTGCTGCGCAACCTGGCGCTGATCCCGCTGCTGGCGCCATCGCTGCTGGCGGCGATCTCCTTCATCTTCTGGTTCGGCAACCAGGGGCTGTTCAAGCCGTGGATGGGCAGCACCCAGATCTACGGGCCGCTGGGCATCGTGGCCTCGCTGGTGTTCGCCACCTTCCCGCATGCGCTGATGATCCTGATCACCGCGCTGTCGCTGACCGACGCGCGGCTGTACGAGGCGGCCGATGCGCTGGGCACCTCGACCGTGCGCAAGTTCTTCACCATCACCGTGCCGGGCGCGCGCTACGGCCTGGTCAGCGCGGCCATGGTGGTGTTCACCTATGCGATCTCGGACTTCGGCATCCCCAAGGTGATCGGCGGCAATTTCCATATGCTGGCCACCGACATCTACAAGCTGGTGATCGGCATGCAGGACTTCTCGCAGGGCGCGGTGGTGTCGCTGATGCTGCTGGTGCCGGTGGCCGTCACCTACTGTGTCGATGCGCGCGTGCAGCGCCGCCAGATGGCGCTGATGTCGGCACGCTCGGTGCCCTACGTGCCGCGCCGCAGCCGCCGCTTCGACCTGGCCATGGCGATGTTCTGCTGGCTGATGGCGGCGTTGATGCTGGCGGTGATGGGCATGGCGATCTACGCGTCCTTCGTCAAGCTGTGGCCGTACAACTTCTCGCTGTCGCTGAACCACTACCGGGTGGGGCTGGTCGAGGGCGGCGTGGTCGATTCCTACCTGAACAGCCTGCGCATGGCGGGACTGGCCGCGGTGATCGGGCCGGTGTTCATCTTCGCCACCGCCTACCTGCTGGAGAAGACCCGCGGCATGGACTGGCTGCGCAGCTTCGTGCGGCTGATGGCGGTGCTGCCGATGGGCGTGCCCGGGCTGGTGCTGGGCCTGGGCTACATCTTCTTCTTCGTGCCGCAGGCCAACCCGATGCACGGGCTGTACCAGACGCTGGGGATCCTGGTGCTGGTGACCATCGTCCACTATTACGCGTCCTGCCACCTGACGGCGGTCACCGCGCTCAAGCAGCTCGACAGCGAGTTCGAGGCCGTGTCCGCATCGCTCAAGGTGCCGTTCTACAAGACCTTCTTCAAGGTCACGGTGCCGGCCTGCCTGCCGGCCATCCTGGAGATCTCGCGCTACCTGTTCATCAATGCGATGACTACGGTCTCCGCAGTGGTGTTCCTGTACGGCGCCGACACCAAGCTGGCCTCGGTCGAGATCGTCAACCTGGATGAATCCGGCGACATCGGCCCCGCGGCGGCAATGGCGACGCTGGTGGTGCTGACCTCGGCCTTCGCCTGCCTGCTCTATTACCTGCTGCAACGCGTGCTCGATTGCAAGACCCAGGCCTGGCGCCAGGGCAACGACTGA
- a CDS encoding 2-aminoethylphosphonate--pyruvate transaminase produces MIRGNDPILLTPGPLTTSLATKQAMLRDWGSWDAAFNAITRSLCDDLVRIVHGEGTHVCVPMQGSGTFSVEAAIANVVPRDGKVLVPQNGAYCQRILKICKVLGRASVELPIPEDQPATAALIEEAIRRDPSITHVAQVHCETGAGVLNPLQEIAALCQRLGKGLIVDAMSSFGAIEIDARTMPFDALVAATGKCIEGVPGMGFVLVKKDVLEASQGNSHSLALDLYDQYVYMQKTTQWRFTPPTHVVAAFRTALDQFLEEGGQPVRGARYRRNCDALVQGMAALGFRAFLPAAVQAPIIVTFHAPADARYDFKTFYARVRERGYILYPGKLTQMETFRVGCIGAIDDNEMRNVVTAIGEVLREMGIKMQAPLAEAA; encoded by the coding sequence ATGATTCGCGGCAACGACCCGATCCTTCTGACCCCCGGTCCCCTGACCACCTCGCTCGCCACCAAGCAGGCCATGCTGCGCGACTGGGGCTCGTGGGACGCCGCCTTCAACGCCATCACGCGCAGCCTGTGCGACGACCTGGTGCGCATCGTCCACGGCGAAGGCACCCATGTGTGCGTGCCGATGCAGGGCAGCGGCACGTTCTCGGTGGAGGCCGCCATCGCCAACGTGGTGCCGCGCGACGGCAAGGTGCTGGTGCCGCAGAACGGCGCCTATTGCCAGCGCATCCTCAAGATCTGCAAGGTGCTTGGCCGCGCCAGCGTGGAACTGCCGATCCCCGAAGACCAGCCCGCCACCGCCGCGCTGATAGAAGAGGCCATCCGGCGCGACCCGTCGATCACGCACGTGGCGCAGGTGCACTGCGAGACCGGCGCCGGCGTGCTCAACCCGCTGCAGGAAATCGCCGCGCTGTGCCAGCGGCTGGGCAAGGGGCTGATCGTCGACGCGATGAGCTCGTTCGGCGCGATCGAGATCGACGCCCGCACCATGCCGTTCGACGCGCTGGTGGCCGCCACCGGCAAGTGCATCGAGGGCGTGCCGGGCATGGGCTTCGTGCTGGTGAAGAAAGACGTGCTGGAAGCCAGCCAGGGCAACAGCCACTCGCTGGCGCTGGACCTGTACGACCAGTACGTCTACATGCAGAAGACCACGCAGTGGCGCTTCACGCCGCCCACGCACGTGGTGGCGGCGTTCCGCACCGCGCTCGACCAGTTCCTGGAAGAAGGCGGCCAGCCGGTGCGCGGCGCGCGCTACCGCAGGAACTGCGACGCGCTGGTGCAGGGCATGGCCGCACTCGGCTTCCGCGCCTTCCTGCCGGCGGCGGTGCAGGCGCCGATCATCGTCACCTTCCATGCGCCGGCCGACGCGCGCTATGACTTCAAGACCTTCTACGCCAGGGTGCGCGAGCGCGGCTACATCCTGTATCCGGGCAAGCTGACGCAGATGGAGACCTTCCGCGTCGGGTGCATTGGTGCGATCGACGACAACGAGATGCGCAATGTGGTGACGGCGATTGGCGAGGTGCTGCGCGAGATGGGGATCAAGATGCAGGCGCCGCTGGCAGAAGCGGCTTGA
- a CDS encoding EamA family transporter has product MPLPPDFHGLAFAAVMLSALMHASWNAIVKIGGDRLSSMALIDTFCLLVALPFLFLVPLPAPQVWPFLLATVALEVGYKLSLVAAYNRGDFSQAYPLMRGSAPMMVAILLLLAGSERLGPGGYAGIALICCGLVSLVRWRRQSPDLLGFALLAGACLAAGTVIDGTAVKRYGEVFTYIVWLQAMSHIFMPTYAFSRRGNALVTLMRTEWKRAWIGGINRVGSYALMLWAMTMAPVTKLAALRESSVIFAALLGHFLLREPFDRRRLIATALVLAGILTLQLAR; this is encoded by the coding sequence ATGCCCCTCCCCCCAGACTTTCACGGCCTCGCCTTTGCCGCCGTGATGCTGTCCGCGCTGATGCACGCGTCGTGGAACGCCATCGTCAAGATCGGCGGCGACCGCTTGTCGTCGATGGCTCTGATCGACACCTTCTGCCTGCTGGTGGCCTTGCCCTTCCTGTTCCTGGTGCCCCTGCCCGCGCCGCAGGTGTGGCCCTTCCTGCTGGCCACAGTGGCGCTGGAAGTCGGCTACAAGCTGTCGCTGGTGGCTGCCTACAACCGTGGTGACTTCAGCCAGGCCTATCCGCTGATGCGCGGCTCGGCGCCGATGATGGTGGCGATCCTGCTGCTGCTGGCCGGCAGCGAACGGCTGGGGCCAGGCGGCTATGCCGGCATCGCGCTGATCTGCTGCGGGCTGGTCAGCCTGGTGCGCTGGCGCCGGCAATCGCCCGACCTGCTCGGCTTTGCGCTGCTGGCCGGGGCCTGCCTGGCGGCCGGCACCGTGATCGACGGCACCGCGGTCAAGCGCTACGGCGAGGTCTTCACCTACATCGTCTGGCTGCAGGCGATGTCGCACATCTTCATGCCGACCTACGCCTTCAGCCGGCGCGGCAACGCGCTGGTCACGCTGATGCGCACGGAATGGAAGCGCGCGTGGATCGGCGGCATCAACCGGGTGGGCTCGTATGCGCTGATGCTGTGGGCGATGACCATGGCGCCCGTGACCAAGCTGGCTGCGCTGCGTGAATCGAGCGTGATCTTTGCCGCGCTGCTGGGCCACTTCCTGCTGCGCGAGCCCTTCGACCGGCGGCGGCTGATTGCGACCGCGCTGGTCCTGGCGGGGATCCTGACACTGCAACTGGCGCGCTGA
- a CDS encoding GcvT family protein: MSPVIPSHSRVVIIGGGIIGCSVAYHLTKLGWKDVVLLEQGQLSCGTTWHAAGLVGQLRSQESMTKLIRYSTQLYSELEAETGLGTGWKQCGSLSVARTAERMTQLRRTAAVARAYGVDCEVISPAQAGELWPVMRTDDLLGAVWLPGDGKANPTDLTQALARGARSRGAVIAQDTKITAIHTRDGRATGVSWRNKAGDEGRIEAEIVVNCAGQWARQVGQMCGVTVPLHSAEHYYIVTERIAGVHPDLPVMRDPDGFIYFKEEVGGLVMGGFEPNAKPWGMQGIPEPFEFQLLPDDWDQFEILMENALIRVPALESAQVKQFYNGPESFTPDNNFILGEAPELRNFYVGAGFNSMGIASAGGAGMALAEWIVAGDPTMDLWPVDIRRFAGFNGNQSWLHDRVRETLGLHYAMPWPNRELDTARPFRRSPLYAHLHAAGANFGSKMGWERPNFFAPAGQSPEIRYSFGQQNWLPWSGAEHRACREAVALFDMSSFSKYIVKGADAEAVLQYVMSNDVAVPPGQTVYTAMLNDRGTYESDLTVTRLAHDQYLLVTGSAQTTRDFNYIERLIPADKRCAIVDVTGQYAVLAVMGPRSRELLQSVSRTDFSNQAFPFGTSKEIDLGYATVRATRLTYVGELGWELYVPVEFAVGVHDTLHEAGKRFGLVNAGYYAIESLRIEKGYRAWSRELTTDIHPFEAGLSFACKLNTDIPFRGREALLKLRAAGGAAQVRRRVAVVTLDGASEAMLWGGEAILRTAPDGTVRPAGFVTSAAFGHTLGCPVGMGLLARADGPADAAWIEGGKYHVDLAGELLPARIHLRAPYDPASERTKA, translated from the coding sequence ATGTCCCCTGTCATCCCATCCCACTCCCGCGTCGTCATCATCGGCGGCGGCATCATCGGTTGCAGCGTCGCCTATCACCTGACCAAGCTCGGCTGGAAGGATGTGGTCCTGCTGGAACAGGGACAACTGTCCTGCGGCACCACCTGGCACGCGGCCGGGCTGGTCGGGCAACTGCGCTCGCAGGAAAGCATGACGAAACTGATCCGCTACTCCACCCAGCTGTACAGCGAACTGGAAGCGGAAACGGGCCTCGGCACCGGCTGGAAGCAATGCGGCTCGCTGTCGGTCGCGCGCACCGCGGAACGCATGACGCAACTGCGCCGCACCGCGGCGGTGGCGCGGGCCTATGGCGTGGATTGCGAGGTGATCTCGCCCGCCCAGGCCGGCGAACTATGGCCGGTGATGCGCACTGACGACCTGCTTGGGGCGGTCTGGCTGCCGGGCGACGGCAAGGCCAACCCGACTGACCTGACCCAGGCGCTGGCGCGCGGCGCGCGCAGCCGCGGTGCGGTCATCGCGCAGGATACGAAGATCACCGCGATCCATACCCGCGATGGCCGCGCCACCGGCGTGAGCTGGCGCAACAAGGCCGGCGACGAAGGCCGCATCGAGGCGGAGATCGTCGTCAACTGCGCCGGCCAGTGGGCGCGCCAGGTCGGGCAGATGTGCGGCGTGACCGTGCCGCTGCACTCGGCCGAGCACTATTACATCGTCACCGAGCGCATTGCCGGCGTGCATCCTGACCTGCCGGTGATGCGCGACCCGGACGGCTTCATCTACTTCAAGGAAGAAGTGGGCGGGCTGGTGATGGGCGGCTTCGAGCCCAATGCCAAGCCGTGGGGCATGCAGGGCATTCCTGAGCCGTTCGAGTTCCAGTTGCTGCCTGATGACTGGGATCAGTTCGAGATCCTGATGGAGAACGCGCTGATCCGCGTTCCGGCACTGGAGTCGGCGCAGGTCAAGCAGTTCTACAATGGGCCCGAGTCCTTCACGCCGGACAACAACTTCATCCTCGGCGAAGCGCCCGAGCTGCGCAATTTCTACGTGGGCGCGGGCTTCAACTCAATGGGGATCGCGTCTGCCGGCGGCGCCGGCATGGCACTGGCGGAATGGATCGTCGCGGGCGACCCGACCATGGACCTGTGGCCGGTCGATATCCGCCGCTTTGCCGGCTTCAACGGCAACCAAAGCTGGCTGCACGACCGCGTCAGGGAAACGCTGGGCCTGCACTACGCGATGCCCTGGCCCAACCGGGAACTGGATACGGCGCGGCCGTTCCGGCGCTCGCCGCTCTATGCCCACCTGCACGCTGCCGGCGCCAATTTCGGCAGCAAGATGGGCTGGGAGCGGCCAAACTTCTTCGCGCCTGCCGGACAATCGCCCGAGATCCGCTACTCGTTCGGGCAACAGAACTGGCTGCCGTGGAGCGGCGCGGAACACCGCGCCTGCCGCGAGGCGGTGGCGCTGTTCGACATGAGTTCGTTCTCCAAGTACATCGTCAAGGGTGCCGATGCCGAGGCCGTGCTGCAATACGTGATGAGCAACGACGTGGCCGTGCCGCCGGGGCAGACCGTGTACACCGCCATGCTCAACGATCGCGGCACCTATGAATCCGACCTGACCGTGACGCGGCTGGCGCACGACCAGTACCTGCTGGTGACCGGCTCGGCGCAGACCACGCGCGACTTCAACTATATCGAGCGCCTGATTCCGGCCGACAAGCGCTGCGCGATTGTCGATGTCACCGGGCAGTACGCCGTGCTGGCGGTGATGGGCCCGCGCTCGCGCGAGCTGCTGCAGAGCGTGTCGCGCACCGATTTTTCCAATCAGGCGTTCCCGTTCGGCACCTCGAAAGAGATCGATCTCGGCTATGCCACGGTGCGCGCCACACGCCTGACCTATGTGGGCGAACTGGGCTGGGAGCTGTATGTCCCGGTGGAATTCGCCGTGGGCGTCCATGACACTTTGCACGAGGCCGGGAAACGCTTCGGACTGGTCAACGCCGGCTACTACGCCATCGAATCGCTGCGTATAGAGAAGGGCTACCGCGCCTGGAGCCGCGAACTGACCACCGACATCCATCCGTTCGAGGCCGGGCTGTCGTTTGCCTGCAAGCTGAACACGGACATCCCGTTCCGCGGGCGCGAAGCGCTGCTCAAGCTGCGCGCTGCCGGCGGTGCCGCGCAGGTGCGGCGGCGCGTTGCCGTGGTCACGCTGGACGGCGCCAGCGAGGCCATGCTCTGGGGCGGCGAGGCGATCCTGCGCACCGCCCCGGACGGCACCGTGCGCCCGGCCGGCTTCGTCACGTCGGCCGCGTTCGGCCACACCCTTGGCTGTCCAGTGGGCATGGGCTTGCTGGCACGCGCCGATGGTCCGGCCGACGCGGCATGGATCGAGGGCGGCAAGTATCACGTAGACCTGGCCGGGGAACTGCTGCCCGCGCGCATCCACCTGCGCGCGCCGTACGATCCGGCCAGCGAGCGGACCAAGGCCTGA
- the purU gene encoding formyltetrahydrofolate deformylase — translation MPVIQTETASYILTLSCPDRPGIVHAVSALLVEAGANIVDSAQFGDRDSARFFMRVHFQRPLPEGQDAGDALAALRSTLAGVAAAHEMDWSLHDAARKPRVMLMVSRIGHCLNDLLFRYRTGQLPIEIPAIVSNHKDFYQLAASYDIPFHHLPLLNATPQGKAAQEARLWDLVCDYSIDLVVLARYMQVLSDDLCRRLEGRAINIHHSFLPSFKGARPYAQAYERGVKLIGATAHYVTGDLDEGPIIEQEVARVDHAMDAAQLTAIGRDVECVALARAVKWHAEHRVLRNGGRTLVFR, via the coding sequence ATGCCAGTGATCCAGACCGAAACCGCCAGCTACATCCTGACGCTGTCATGCCCCGACCGTCCCGGCATTGTCCATGCCGTTTCAGCGCTGCTGGTGGAAGCCGGCGCCAATATCGTCGATTCCGCGCAGTTCGGCGATCGCGACAGCGCACGGTTTTTCATGCGCGTGCACTTCCAGCGGCCGCTGCCCGAAGGCCAGGATGCCGGCGATGCGCTCGCTGCCCTGCGCAGCACGCTGGCAGGCGTGGCGGCCGCGCATGAGATGGACTGGTCCCTCCACGACGCCGCGCGCAAGCCGCGCGTGATGCTGATGGTGTCAAGGATCGGCCACTGCCTGAACGACCTGCTGTTCCGCTACCGCACCGGCCAGCTGCCCATCGAGATTCCGGCCATCGTCTCCAACCACAAGGACTTCTACCAGCTTGCGGCGAGCTACGACATCCCGTTCCATCACCTGCCCCTGCTCAATGCCACGCCGCAAGGCAAGGCCGCGCAAGAAGCGCGGCTGTGGGACCTGGTCTGCGACTACAGCATCGACCTGGTCGTCCTGGCCCGTTACATGCAGGTCTTGTCCGACGACCTGTGCCGCCGCCTGGAGGGCCGCGCCATCAACATCCATCATTCCTTCCTGCCCAGCTTCAAGGGCGCGCGCCCGTACGCGCAAGCCTATGAGCGCGGCGTCAAGCTGATCGGCGCCACAGCGCACTACGTGACCGGCGACCTCGACGAAGGCCCCATCATCGAACAGGAAGTCGCGCGCGTGGACCATGCCATGGACGCCGCACAGCTGACCGCCATCGGACGCGACGTGGAATGCGTGGCGCTGGCGCGTGCGGTGAAATGGCATGCGGAACATCGGGTCCTGCGCAACGGCGGCAGGACCCTGGTGTTCCGCTGA